CGACCGCGCCGAGGTCGAAGAGCCCCTCGAAGCGGCACGCGACGAGCGCCCCGAAGCCAGCCGCGGTGGTCAGCGCCGTGGCCGCGGAGAGCGGCGCCTGCTTGTCGAGGGCGGCGTCGATCGGATCGGCGGTGCCCTCGCTCCCGTCGCGGCTGCGCGAGCGCTCGTCGGCGGCGTGGAGGAGGAAGAGCACCTCGTCGAGGGTGATGCCCAGCAGCACGGGCAGGACGAGTGCATCATACACATGCCAGCGAATGTTGAGGACGCGCATGGCGACCCCCACCATCGCGATCTCGGTGGCCAGCGCGAGCAGCGCGAGGGCGACCGAGCGCACGCTCCGGAGCGTGAAGCCGAGCGCGACCCCCACGAACACCGAGGCCAGCAGCGCGATGCGCGGCAGGTCGTGGACGAGCGTGCGGCGCAGAGAGACCTCGAGCGCCGCGAAGCCCGTCACGACGGCCCGCGGCGAGGCCCCACGGAGCGTCTCGCGGAGGCGGAGGTCCTTCGCCGGATCTCCCGTCGGCCGCACGTACGCGGCCACGTAGTGCTCTCCCTTGTAGAGCTGCACGTGGCGCGAGACCACGAGCGACAGCGGCCCGCGCCCCTCCAGCGGGATACCAAGCGTCTCGGTCTTGGGATGCTCGAGCGACGCGGACGCCTCCGCGAACGCGTCGGCGTCGAAGCCCACCGCGTCGAGGGTCTCGCGGAGGAGACGCGCCTTGGCGGGAAGGTCGAGGCCGTCGCGCTCGAGGAGGCGTGCCCGCTGCGTGAGCCTGGAGGGGATGTAGGTGGTCATCGCATCGAACCCGTCGATCGTCCCGTCGGCCACGAGCGGCTCGAGCGCCTCGGCGACGGCGTCGATCTCGGCGGTCGCGCGGTCGAGGTCACGGTCGTGCACGAGCACGATCCACTGATTCGGGCGCCCCCCGAAGAGCCCGTAGATCGCGTCGCTCGTGCGCAGGGGAGCGAGGGCCGAGGGGCGGAGCGCGACCACGGCGTCCCCCGTGCGTGGGAGACCCATGAGCACGAGCGCTCCGACGAGCGCGGGGAGCACGGCGAGCGCGGCCCACGCGCGCCCACGGCCTCGGGTGAGCCGGGAGACCCCGCGGACCCACGCGGCTGGCGCGCGAGCCGCAGGGGTCCCGCGCTCGAGCCAGCGGCCCACGTCGGGCGCGAAGAGCAGGATGGCGATCGCGGTGAGCACCTCGCCGACCGCGCAGAGCACGCCCAGCTGGCCGAGGGCGGCGATGTCGGAGATGCCGAGCGCCCCGAACGCGAGCCCAGCGACGACCGCCGCTGTGAGCGTGGGCCGGGCAGAGGTGCGTCGCGCGATCTCCGCCGCCGCCTCGGGGCTGTGACCCTTCGCGCGTGCGTCGAGCAGGGCGCCATACACGTGCACGCCCGTGTCGACGCCGACGCCCACGACGACCGAGGTGAACGCGACCGAAAGAGAGGAGAGGCGCGGGTACACGAGCGCAGCGATCGCCGTCGTCCACACCGTGCCCAGCATGAGCGGCGGGAGCACGGCGAGGAGCGCGCGCGCGCGCCGAAACGTGACGAGGAACATCACGGCGGAGAGGACGAACGACAGCGCCGTGCTGAGGTAGAGATCGGTGCGGATCATGCGCTCGGTCGCGTAGGCCACGGCGTGCCCGCCGGTGAGCTCGAGGCGCACGCCGGGGTGGGCTCGTCGCACCTCGCCGAGCTCGCCCTCCACCTCGCGCACGAACGTCTCCGCGGCCTCGGGGTCGAACACTCGGCCCTTGGGCTCGAGGACCACGAGCCGCGCGCGCCCACCGTCGGCGACGAAGCGGCCCTCCCCGTCGGCGGTCACGCCCGCGGCGAGCTCGCTCCGGCCCTCCCATGGCAGCGCCGAGAGCCGCAGAGGATCGCGACGCAGCGCCTCGCTCGTCTCGGGCGAGCCGGCGGGCGCGAGGAGCAGCGAGCGGGTGCCCTCGAGTCGCCGGCGCATGCCGGCGGGCGTGAGG
This sequence is a window from Myxococcales bacterium. Protein-coding genes within it:
- a CDS encoding MMPL family transporter, translating into MGLVLVRGDDPASVTAATEDASRRLEGRATVERVVASVPQPKPPDPSLAWLHAGPGARAALAYALTPAGMRRRLEGTRSLLLAPAGSPETSEALRRDPLRLSALPWEGRSELAAGVTADGEGRFVADGGRARLVVLEPKGRVFDPEAAETFVREVEGELGEVRRAHPGVRLELTGGHAVAYATERMIRTDLYLSTALSFVLSAVMFLVTFRRARALLAVLPPLMLGTVWTTAIAALVYPRLSSLSVAFTSVVVGVGVDTGVHVYGALLDARAKGHSPEAAAEIARRTSARPTLTAAVVAGLAFGALGISDIAALGQLGVLCAVGEVLTAIAILLFAPDVGRWLERGTPAARAPAAWVRGVSRLTRGRGRAWAALAVLPALVGALVLMGLPRTGDAVVALRPSALAPLRTSDAIYGLFGGRPNQWIVLVHDRDLDRATAEIDAVAEALEPLVADGTIDGFDAMTTYIPSRLTQRARLLERDGLDLPAKARLLRETLDAVGFDADAFAEASASLEHPKTETLGIPLEGRGPLSLVVSRHVQLYKGEHYVAAYVRPTGDPAKDLRLRETLRGASPRAVVTGFAALEVSLRRTLVHDLPRIALLASVFVGVALGFTLRSVRSVALALLALATEIAMVGVAMRVLNIRWHVYDALVLPVLLGITLDEVLFLLHAADERSRSRDGSEGTADPIDAALDKQAPLSAATALTTAAGFGALVACRFEGLFDLGAVGAIGSVAGLVASLVVVPAGLRLLAPTPPAASPTPVLPREQPPEIP